The following coding sequences are from one Rattus norvegicus strain BN/NHsdMcwi chromosome 11, GRCr8, whole genome shotgun sequence window:
- the Or5h27 gene encoding olfactory receptor Olr1536 — MGTENATLLTEFVLTGLSHQPSWKISPFLLFLSIYLITIVGNLGLIILIWNDPCLQIPMYLFLGCLALVDTWLSTTVTPKMFLTFIDKSKLISLSECMIQFFSFVMCATMECFLLAAMAYDRYAAICKPLLYPVIMTNRLCVRLLILTFITGILHASIQEGMLFRLTFCNLNVIHHFYCDVMPLLKISCTDPSLNYLIVFIFSGSIQVFTISTVLGSYTLVMFTILRKRSSKGVKKAFSTCGAHLLSVCLYYGSLLFMYLLPASQKAQDEDMMDSVFYTVIIPVMNPIIYSLRNKQIKDSLEKFLKRNV, encoded by the coding sequence ATGGGAACAGAAAATGCAACACTGCTGACAGAATTTGTTCTCACAGGACTCAGTCACCAACCGTCATGGAAAATCTCCCCGTTCCTGCTGTTCTTGTCCATCTATCTTATCACCATTGTGGGGAATCTTGGTCTAATTATTCTCATCTGGAATGACCCTTGCCTTCAAATCCCCATGTACTTATTTCTTGGATGTTTAGCGCTTGTTGATACTTGGTTATCAACCACGGTGACACCAAAGATGTTCCTCACGTTCATAGATAAGAGTAAACTGATCTCTCTTTCTGAATGCATGATacagttcttttcttttgtgatgTGTGCAACCATGGAGTGTTTTCTCTTAGCAGCAatggcctatgatcgctatgCAGCCATATGCAAACCTTTACTGTACCCAGTGATCATGACAAATAGACTGTGTGTGCGTCTGCTCATCTTGACCTTTATAACTGGAATTCTTCATGCTTCAATTCAAGAAGGCATGTTGTTCAGATTAACCTTCTGTAATTTGAATGTAATACATCATTTTTACTGTGATGTTATGCCGCTGTTAAAGATTTCCTGTACCGACCCTTCTCTTAATTAcctaattgtttttattttctctggctCAATTCAAGTTTTCACTATTTCAACTGTTCTAGGCTCTTACACACTTGTTATGTTTACAATCTTAAGAAAGAGATCTTCCAAAGGTGTAAAGAAAGCCTTCTCCACATGTGGAGCCCATCTCCTCTCTGTGTGCTTATATTATGGCTCTCTTCTCTTCATGTATCTGCTTCCTGCATCCCAAAAAGCACAGGATGAAGACATGATGGACTCTGTATTCTACACTGTCATAATCCCTGTGATGAATCCAATCATCTATAGTCTGAGAAACAAGCAAATCAAGGACTCACTGGAAAAATTCTTAAAGAGAAATGTTTAG
- the LOC120095566 gene encoding olfactory receptor 5AC1-like, with protein MTGENQTVVAEFVLTGLTESPELQIPLFLIFFIIYLITMVGNLGLIALIWKDPHLHTPMYLLLGSLAFADACASSSVTPKMLVNILSKDHKILLVECFTQFYFFGSSATTECFLLSVMAYDRYVAICNPLLYPVMMSNSLCMHFIHVSYTVGFLHSAIHVGLLVRLHFCKSNIIDYFYCEILQLFKISCTDASVNVLLVLIFSAFIQGFTFMTIIVSYFSVLFAILKTKSEKGRSKAFSTCSAHLLSVSLFYGTLFLMYVRPGSGSGEHKDRMYSLFYTIIIPFLNPFIYSLRNKEVTAALRRKMK; from the coding sequence ATGACAGGAGAAAACCAGACTGTGGTGGCAGAATTTGTTCTCACGGGACTCACTGAGAGTCCCGAGCTGCAGATTCCACTCTTCCTGATTTTCTTCATCATCTACCTCATCACCATGGTGGGCAACCTTGGCCTGATCGCTCTCATCTGGAAGGACCCTCACCTCCATACTCCCATGTACTTACTTCTGGGAAGCTTAGCTTTTGCAGATGCATGTGCTTCATCCTCTGTGACTCCCAAGATGCTTGTCAATATTTTATCTAAGGATCACAAAATATTGTTGGTTGAGTGCTTCAcccagttttatttctttggttccAGTGCAACGACAGAATGCTTCCTACTGTCagtgatggcctatgaccgctatgtggccatatGCAACCCTTTGCTTTATCCAGTGATGATGTCCAATAGCCTCTGTatgcattttatacatgtttCTTATACTGTAGGGTTTCTACACTCAGCAATTCATGTGGGTTTGTTAGTGAGATTACATTTTTGCAAATCCAACATCATAGACTATTTCTACTGTGAAATTTTGCAATTATTCAAAATTTCCTGCACCGATGCTTCAGTCAATGTCCTTCTGGTTTTAATATTTTCAGCTTTCATACAAGGTTTTACGTTTATGACTATTATCGTCTCCTACTTCTCTGTCCTTTTTGCCATCCTGAAAACAAAGTCTGAGAAAGGCAGAAGCAAGGCTTTTTCCACCTGCAGTGCCCACctgctctctgtgtctttgttctatgGCACACTTTTCCTTATGTACGTGCGTCCCGGGTCTGGATCAGGTGAACATAAGGACAGGATGTATTCTTTATTTTACACAATAATTATTCCCTTTCTAAATCCTTTtatctacagcctgaggaacaaaGAGGTAACAGCTGCcctgagaagaaaaatgaaataa
- the Or5h27 gene encoding olfactory receptor Olr1536 isoform X1 — MSNEDMGTENATLLTEFVLTGLSHQPSWKISPFLLFLSIYLITIVGNLGLIILIWNDPCLQIPMYLFLGCLALVDTWLSTTVTPKMFLTFIDKSKLISLSECMIQFFSFVMCATMECFLLAAMAYDRYAAICKPLLYPVIMTNRLCVRLLILTFITGILHASIQEGMLFRLTFCNLNVIHHFYCDVMPLLKISCTDPSLNYLIVFIFSGSIQVFTISTVLGSYTLVMFTILRKRSSKGVKKAFSTCGAHLLSVCLYYGSLLFMYLLPASQKAQDEDMMDSVFYTVIIPVMNPIIYSLRNKQIKDSLEKFLKRNV; from the exons ATGTCAAA TGAAGACATGGGAACAGAAAATGCAACACTGCTGACAGAATTTGTTCTCACAGGACTCAGTCACCAACCGTCATGGAAAATCTCCCCGTTCCTGCTGTTCTTGTCCATCTATCTTATCACCATTGTGGGGAATCTTGGTCTAATTATTCTCATCTGGAATGACCCTTGCCTTCAAATCCCCATGTACTTATTTCTTGGATGTTTAGCGCTTGTTGATACTTGGTTATCAACCACGGTGACACCAAAGATGTTCCTCACGTTCATAGATAAGAGTAAACTGATCTCTCTTTCTGAATGCATGATacagttcttttcttttgtgatgTGTGCAACCATGGAGTGTTTTCTCTTAGCAGCAatggcctatgatcgctatgCAGCCATATGCAAACCTTTACTGTACCCAGTGATCATGACAAATAGACTGTGTGTGCGTCTGCTCATCTTGACCTTTATAACTGGAATTCTTCATGCTTCAATTCAAGAAGGCATGTTGTTCAGATTAACCTTCTGTAATTTGAATGTAATACATCATTTTTACTGTGATGTTATGCCGCTGTTAAAGATTTCCTGTACCGACCCTTCTCTTAATTAcctaattgtttttattttctctggctCAATTCAAGTTTTCACTATTTCAACTGTTCTAGGCTCTTACACACTTGTTATGTTTACAATCTTAAGAAAGAGATCTTCCAAAGGTGTAAAGAAAGCCTTCTCCACATGTGGAGCCCATCTCCTCTCTGTGTGCTTATATTATGGCTCTCTTCTCTTCATGTATCTGCTTCCTGCATCCCAAAAAGCACAGGATGAAGACATGATGGACTCTGTATTCTACACTGTCATAATCCCTGTGATGAATCCAATCATCTATAGTCTGAGAAACAAGCAAATCAAGGACTCACTGGAAAAATTCTTAAAGAGAAATGTTTAG
- the Or5h26 gene encoding olfactory receptor Olr1535, whose product MGIENATLLTEFVLTGLSHLPQWKIPLFLLFLVIYLITIVGNLGLITLIWNDPHLHIPMYLFLGSLAFVDTWLSSTVTPKMLLDFFTKSKLISFSECMIQFFSFGISATTECFLLAAMAYDRYVAICKPLLYPVIMTNRLCVRLLTMSFIGGFIHVLIHEGFLFRITFCDSNVIHHFYCDIMPLLKISCSDPSLNYLMLFILSGSIQVFSILTILISYTLVLFSILKQKSIKGIKKSFSTCGAHLLSVSLYYGSLLFMYVRPASPQVDDQDMMDSVFYTVIIPVLNPIIYSLRNKQVKNSLEKLLKRNT is encoded by the coding sequence ATGGGAATAGAGAATGCAACACTACTGACAGAATTTGTTCTCACCGGACTCAGTCATCTGCCCCAGTGGAAAATCCCCCTGTTCCTGCTGTTCTTGGTCATCTATCTCATCACCATTGTGGGGAACCTTGGTCTGATCACTCTCATCTGGAATGACCCTCACCTTCACATCCCCATGTACTTATTTCTTGGGAGTTTAGCTTTTGTGGATACCTGGTTATCCTCCACAGTGACACCAAAGATGCTACTAGACTTTTTCACCAAGAGTAAACTGATCTCTTTCTCTGAATGCATGATACAGTTTTTTTCGTTTGGAATCAGTGCAACCACAGAATGTTTTctcttggcagccatggcctatgATCGTTATGTAGCCATATGCAAACCTTTACTCTACCCAGTCATCATGACAAATAGACTCTGTGTACGTCTTCTAACAATGTCCTTTATAGGTGGATTTATTCATGTTTTGATTCATGAAGGCTTTTTATTCAGAATAACATTCTGTGATTCTAATGTAATACATCACTTTTATTGTGATATTATGCCACTGTTAAAGATTTCCTGTAGTGACCCTTCTCTTAATTACCTGATGCTTTTTATTTTGTCTGGCTCCATTCAGGTTTTCAGTATTTTGACTATTCTTATCTCATATACACTTGTTCTATTTTCAATCCTAAAGCAGAAATCTATCAAAGgcataaaaaaatctttttctacCTGTGGAGCCCATCTCCTCTCTGTATCTTTATACTATGGCTCCCTTCTCTTCATGTATGTGCGTCCTGCATCTCCACAAGTAGATGATCAAGATATGATGGACTCTGTATTTTACACTGTTATAATTCCTGTACTTAACCCAATTATTTACAGTTTGAGAAATAAGCAAGTAAAAAATTCACTGGAAAAATTGCTAAAGAGAAATACTTAG